In one window of Dromaius novaehollandiae isolate bDroNov1 chromosome W, bDroNov1.hap1, whole genome shotgun sequence DNA:
- the LOC112982191 gene encoding ran-binding protein 3-like isoform X2, with translation MKAKPGFPGRREWPGGAGAVNQAAGVQEQTTRRLLPGLCGSKLNPKDECCAERSVLAQPTFVFEKKDHPSKRPAEDPVCKAENDFISCSRKRARSSSFTLQKSDSQSNTDTTLSQKRGRSSSFTILPTFPPSQTVKKNNIFMTSALLRRNTIKSTKEGCLSQNQLRNVIRPAILQPPQALTYPENPIASLVIKKGAYVQLSENSSYSSAGNSVSLKTAARSSVSMNLASPKTTRTQQVEDRSIVNSSNSDFVFGENMIERVLSPEKHPKTCNGADSYKAEVTSTYIESFHVHPQTKTAFLKNATLTESAAACISKPVEKILLGKVEIITGEEAEHNVLQINCKLFVFNKLSLTWIERGRGSLRLNDTSSNKCGMLQSRLIMRNQGSLRLILNTRLWDQMVIKRANRKSLCFTATDQDDHSVQVFLIQASSKDAGYLYAAIHHRLVALRSFTEQESDANQIDTESEIAFHPLNCDSDDEDDEKITQASSSGSDHSRCNHRPPVVCS, from the exons AGAGATCAGTGCTTGCCCAGCCAAcatttgtctttgaaaagaaGGACCATCCTTCAAAG aggccTGCAGAAGACCCAGTTTGCAAAGCTGAAAATG aTTTCATTAGTTGTTCCAGAAAACGTGCAAGATCATCATCTTTTACTCTCCAGAAGTCTGACTCACAGTCCAACACAG ATACAACACTTTCTCAGAAAAGAGGACGATCATCTTCCTTTACCATCCTTCCTACCTTTCCACCCTCCCAgacag TAAAGAAGAATAACATATTCATGACCTCAGCTCTTCTTCGAAGGAACACTATCAAAAGTACAAAAGAAG gaTGCTTGTCACAAAATCAGTTGCGGAATGTCATTAGACCTGCCATTTTACAGCCACCACAAGCCCTCACATATCCTGAAAATCCCATAGCATCTCTAGTGATTAAGAAAGGAGCATATGTTCAG TTATCTGAAAACAGCTCTTATTCCTCAGCTGGGAATTCAGTAAGTTTGAAGACAGCAGCAAGGTCATCTGTTAGCATGAATCTTGCTAGCCCTAAAACAACACG AACTCAGCAAGTTGAAGACAGAAGTATAGTAAACAGCAGCAATTCTGATTTTGTGTTTGGAGAAAACATGATTGAGAGAGTTTTG AGTCCTGAAAAGCATCCCAAGACATGTAATGGAGCTGATTCATACAAAGCAGAAGTAACATCCACGTACATAGAATCTTTTCATGTTCATCCACAAACAA AAACAGCTTTCTTGAAGAATGCAACACTAACTGAATCAGCAGCTGCTTGTATTTCCAAGCCAGTGGAGAAAATTCTATTAGGTAAAGTTGAAATTATAACTGGAGAAGAAGCAGAACACAATGTATTACAG ATCAACTGCAAGCTCTTTGTATTTAACAAGCTTTCTTTAACCTGGATTGAAAGAGGCAGAGGATCCCTGAGGCTTAATGACACTTCTAGCAATAAATGTGGAATGTTGCAATCAAGGCTAA TTATGCGAAATCAAGGCAGTTTGAGACTGATTCTCAACACCAGACTCTGGGATCAAATGGTGATAAAAAGAGCAAATAGAAAGAGTCTGTGCTTCACTGCAACAGACCAAGATGACCACTCTGTTCAAGTGTTTCTGATACAG gcaAGCTCAAAAGATGCTGGATACCTGTATGCAGCAATACATCACCGCCTTGTGGCATTGCGAAGCTTTACTGAGCAAGAATCAGATGCTAATCAAATAGACACTGAGTCAGAAATAGCTTTTCATCCATTGAACTGTGATAgtgatgatgaagatgatgaaaAAATAACTCAAGCAAGCAGCAGTGGATCTG aTCATTCTAGATGCAACCACAGGCCGCCCGTAGTCTGCTCATGA